The Myotis daubentonii chromosome 1, mMyoDau2.1, whole genome shotgun sequence genome includes the window tgctgcagcctggatggggcggggtctcagggaatcaaagggcggagccagcagctatggcagatcctcagccctgccctaaggggccccggtctcagtgtcccagtaattgctgcaagcacctctgagggaaagccaccctcaggttccgagttctgcctgctgccagacagtccagtttctccccgtatgagtcctgggtccccagagacttcctggaaccggagttcagagcagtcgggagcttgtgactccctcctgattcaaaaagacaaccgcgtcctcaagTGCCCACCCCTTTCCGTGCCCGCTCAAGCCTCCGTACcgctgcactttacttctgcacctcctctgagtctacgtgtgcttttctttttccttctagttgtagaatttccactcagccagccttcctgtagttctggatgatgtccgttttgtctttttgttgtatttttgaagttgttgtgggagacaGCAATTTCCGGtttttacctatgctgccatctttgtttctcCATACGTTAAATTTTTGTTGTAAAAAGAATACCAAAACAGGAGTGCTGGACTGCAGCCATGGCCTACTGCTGGCAGGAAGGAAAAGATCAAATAATATTTGTGACCAAAGAAGACCATGAAACTCCAAGCAATGCAGAGCTGGTGGCTGACGATCCCAATGATCCATACGAGGAGCACGGGTTGATCCTGCCAAATGGAGACATTAACTGGTACTTCCCGTGCCCTGGGGGAATGGCTAGTGGCCCCTGTGGGGAACAGTTCAAGTCAGCCTGTTCCTGCTTCCACTATAGCACGGAGGATCTCAAAGGATCAGACTGTGTAGACCAGTTCTGGCCCATGCAGGAATGCATGCAGAAATACCTGGACCTCTATCCCCaagacaaggaggaggaggaggagaagccagcAGAACGTTTAGAAAAGGCAGCTCTAGCTAAGGCCACCACAACCAAAGAACAAGAGGGGTCAAGCTAATGAGGGCCATGCTGCAGCACTGGCTCCAGGCCTTCCACCTCAGATTGATATGAACCTTTTGCAAATGCCTTTCAGTCACTCTATAAGAAAGTCTTTCTCTCTATTGTTCTGTGCACTGTAATGTACAAAATAACTTATTTTGATGATCAGGGGTTTAGGCTCCTTGCCATATGcactgattaaaaagaaaagaggagttATATGTCTGTGTGTCTCACATAACTCTATCAGTGACTGTGGCTGCCACTTTCAAATTCTCTTTTCAGATTATTTCTAAATTTGCCACTCTGAAATAATGTGTTGAATACTCTCAGCAACCAAAAATCGTTATCTAGGAGTGTCTCTCATGAGTGAGCTGATTTATTCTGATTGATTATCTCCCTTTTAGTAGATTTTATACCTGtttggaaaatgaaatagaaacaaaaacatcttcctttaaaaatgctGGAATGGGGCCATTCCTAATAGAAGAGGCCAGATAATCAGATACTTATTTCTCAAAAACCATCTTAACCTTGAGTATATGAGGTACTATGCTTCATTTCTGATCGATTTtggtttccatttttatattgagctccaggttttctttttagaaaGTAGAACTTTGGAACTTCCGACTCACAGTCCCTTTCTAACAGAAGAAAAAGCTGGTTGTGCTGTTCTTGTTATTCCAAAAGCCCTGGTTTAGGGCCTGTGTACACACTGGCTCTGGCTCAGCCTGTTCAGATGCAATATTCTTGAGAGGTGGGGACCTATTTGCTCATCCAGTGTTTCTGCTCCCAACAAGAAACGAGCGTATGACCACAAGGATGGACTCTATTCAACACCTTTTATTGAGCAGCAAGCGTGGGGCTGCGATTCTGTACTCCGTGCACCCACTTATGGAAATGTTACCAGCTTATTGCTAGAAGCAAGTTTCTGTTACAAAGATGAAAGGGCAGAACCcaatgcttttttcccccccattgttATTAGTACATACAGAAACACTGATTTACCCAGAACTTGTATTTAAGCCTGTAACCAAATCGGAGTGGCTCTTGCTCTCAGCATAGAATGATGTAACCATGGCTGGAACAGTGAGATGGAAAATAACTGTACAACCAGCATGAAACTTACCATCAGATCTGGGGCCCCACCCAAGTAACCCTGTGCAGACACTTCTGGTTGTGTAGCACACTTGGCATTTCCTTGGACGACAGTTCAGGCTCACTCTATTCTACACTCTCTGGAAGAATGTGGTAACGTCCACATTTCTGGGGTGTTCACAAGTGGTACCTTCTCTGTTTCCCCAGAAACGACATATACCTGAACTTAATCATGCAAAATCGCCTAGTTTCATTCcctggttttctgtttgtttttattatgataCAGAATCTTAGACAGACAACTGCAGTCTGAATATTCTTACTAGTTCACCATATGACTTATAATCTAGAACTACTTGTTTCTATTACTATAGGAACAGATTGCAAAACTCTATTTTCCCCAGCTTATGATAATGAGTCTGATTCCTATCCAGGTCAAAGCACCGAGAAAATGCCATAAGCATCATAGATGTTCCACAGATATCTACAGAATGCACCAATCAATGGTTGATAATACCCACTGGGTGCTGGCAACCTCTTCTACCAATCTCAGAACTTCAAGGAATTAACAAAATTTAGGGAAGAATTCATTTGGcaaccataaaatgattaaaaataatctcCAAAGCATTTCCTAACAATCTTTCACATTGGAAATGACTGCTCATGGTAATGTGCTAACACCCCTTCACATTACCTATGTACATACCTACATATCTTCTGAAAGTTTACTTATCCCTCACATAAATGTTTTAAGTTGAGActtaaaactgaagaaaaatttcCTGTGAAACACTGTGCTGGTTGTGGGGAATGAAGACCCTGAGCTTCCCCCATAAAACCCGTACAAAGTCCCTGAGTAATGGGTAcacctgggtggaggtgggcctTGGAAAGTGCCCACCCTTGGCTCCAGAAAAAAAGCGTTCAAGTGGCATGATGTCACTAATGCATCCATCCCAGGCCACGTGGTCAGGACCTCACCTCTCACAGGTCCACCCCCTGTGGCTCAGGCTGTCCCTTTGAGCCCCCCAGGGCTGCGTAGCGCTGAATGAATTAGAGATGGCACCGCACCCCTGGACCTCCCAGACATGTGGAAATCAACAGCAGTAGCCTGGGCCGCAGCCCTGCTTGGCCTTCCCCTGTGCTCCCAGAACAGTCTTTCCTGAGTGTCCTTCTGAGGAAGGTCAGTGAAAAGAGGACAGCTGGACGCTGGGAACGCCAGAGTTAGAGCCAAGTTCCAGAAGAGCCAGCACAGGGCCACAGCCCTAGCAGAAGCTGAGGCAGGTCCTTCCCAATGCCTTGGAAATATTCTCCAGGAGTCCACGGAGAAGATGAAACACAACAGTCAATGGGGATTCGGGGAACGCTGTTCTATCTATAGGAACTGAGGGCTTCAGACAAACAACACTGGGCTGGGCAAGGCCAGCAGCCAGGgtgccaccagcctgctcctgcctcccgTGCCTGCAGCTCAGTTGTAGGAAAGGTAATTGATGAGCCGGGGAGGGATGTTCAGCTTGGCGATTTTCTCCAGCCCTCGGACACCGGTGGCCTTCCTCAAGCTCACCCTGCAGAGCTGTGACAGGGTTAGTGGTGTCTCTGTAAAAAGGGAACATGAAGCACATGAGGTTAGCTTAACATAGTTGAACATAGATTAACATCCTTCCACCTAAAAAATATCAAGAACTGGcctagccagtgtgactcagtggttgaacgtcaacccatgaaccaggaagtgtgCAAgaggccgatcaatgattctctctcatcattgatgtttctatctctctctccctc containing:
- the LOC132215305 gene encoding mitochondrial intermembrane space import and assembly protein 40-like, with the protein product MAYCWQEGKDQIIFVTKEDHETPSNAELVADDPNDPYEEHGLILPNGDINWYFPCPGGMASGPCGEQFKSACSCFHYSTEDLKGSDCVDQFWPMQECMQKYLDLYPQDKEEEEEKPAERLEKAALAKATTTKEQEGSS